A part of Hippopotamus amphibius kiboko isolate mHipAmp2 chromosome 16, mHipAmp2.hap2, whole genome shotgun sequence genomic DNA contains:
- the CD37 gene encoding leukocyte antigen CD37 isoform X2: MSAQDSCLSFIKYLLFVFNLFFFVLGSLIFCFGIWILIDKTSFVSFLGLSFMPLQIWSKALAISGVLTMGLALLGCVGALKEFRCLLGLYFGTLLLLFATQITLGILISTQKVQLERKVKDVVLKTIQTYRSHPEETAAEESWDYVQFQLHCCGWNSPQDWFRIPSLRSNESEGHRVPCSCFNSSATNDSAIFDKISFPQFSRLGTLAPPRHYADICVVPANSYIYREGCERSLQNWLHNNLISIVGICLGVALLELSFMTLSIFLCRNLDHFYDRISRYR, from the exons ATGTCAGCCCAGGACAGCTGCCTCAGCTTCATCAAGTACCTCCTCTTCGTTTTCAACCTCTTCTTCTTC gtccTAGGCAGCCTTATTTTTTGCTTCGGTATCTGGATACTCATCGACAAAACCAGCTTCGTGTCTTTTCTGG GCTTGTCCTTCATGCCCTTGCAGATCTGGTCTAAGGCCCTGGCCATCTCAGGAGTCCTCACCATGGGCCTTGCCCTCCTGGGCTGTGTGGGGGCCCTGAAGGAGTTCCGCTGCCTCCTGGGCCTG tATTTTGGGACACTGCTGCTCCTGTTTGCCACACAGATCACCCTGGGAATCCTCATCTCCACTCAGAAGGTCCAG CTGGAGCGGAAAGTGAAGGACGTAGTGCTGAAGACGATCCAAACCTACCGCTCCCACCCGGAGGAGACGGCGGCGGAGGAGAGCTGGGACTACGTGCAGTTTCAG CTGCACTGCTGCGGCTGGAACTCTCCTCAGGACTGGTTCCGTATCCCCAGCCTGAGAAGCAACGAATCGGAAGGACACCGCGTGCCCTGCTCCTGCTTTAACTCATCCGCGACCAACGACTCCGCAATTTTCGATAAAATCTCCTTCCCCCAGTTCAGCCGGCTCGGAACGCTGGCGCCACCCCGGCACTATGCAGACATTTGCGTGGTCCCAGCGAACAGCTACATCTACCGCGAG GGCTGCGAACGGAGTCTCCAGAACTGGTTGCACAACAACCTCATCTCTATAGTGGGCATTTGTCTCGGCGTGGCTCTACTTGAG